In Flavobacterium cerinum, one genomic interval encodes:
- a CDS encoding homoserine kinase: MESIRLFCPATVANISCGFDVLGLCLDTIGDEMTITKTAQKGIQITRITGADLPLDVTQNVAGIAAQAFLEQLGTDQGFAIEIHKKIKAGSGIGSSAASAAGAVFGLNALCGNPFTNKELISFAMKGEALASGCEHADNVAPALLGGFTLIRGYEPLDVIALPVPSELYVTVIHPQIALKTAEMRAVLAPEIPLKNAIAQWGNLGGFIAGLYTEDYNLMQRSLSDKIVEPVRSPFIPGFDKIKETALQNGALGAGISGSGPSIFTLNKGIKTAKKVAFAIAENYTETGIPFEVYTSPINKSGVRIINR, from the coding sequence GACGTTCTCGGCTTATGTCTCGATACCATTGGCGACGAAATGACAATCACTAAAACAGCCCAAAAAGGCATTCAGATCACTCGGATAACCGGAGCCGATTTACCGCTTGACGTTACACAAAATGTAGCCGGTATCGCAGCACAAGCCTTTTTAGAGCAATTGGGAACCGATCAGGGTTTTGCTATTGAAATTCATAAAAAGATCAAGGCCGGAAGCGGTATTGGAAGTTCTGCGGCCAGTGCTGCCGGTGCCGTATTCGGACTCAATGCTTTATGTGGTAATCCTTTTACGAATAAAGAACTTATTTCTTTTGCTATGAAAGGAGAAGCTTTAGCCAGTGGTTGCGAACATGCCGATAACGTAGCTCCCGCTTTATTGGGCGGTTTTACATTGATCCGCGGATATGAACCGCTGGATGTAATAGCATTACCGGTACCTTCGGAATTATATGTTACTGTAATTCATCCGCAGATTGCTTTAAAAACAGCTGAAATGCGAGCCGTATTAGCTCCCGAAATCCCATTAAAAAATGCCATCGCACAATGGGGAAATCTGGGCGGATTTATAGCCGGACTATATACTGAAGATTACAACCTGATGCAGCGATCACTAAGCGACAAAATCGTGGAACCGGTTCGGAGTCCTTTTATTCCGGGCTTTGATAAAATTAAAGAAACGGCACTTCAAAACGGTGCTTTAGGTGCCGGAATATCCGGTTCCGGTCCTTCAATTTTCACTTTAAATAAAGGAATCAAAACAGCTAAAAAAGTAGCATTTGCAATAGCAGAAAACTATACAGAAACAGGAATACCGTTTGAAGTTTATACATCACCGATTAACAAAAGCGGTGTTCGGATAATTAACCGCTAA